From the Zonotrichia albicollis isolate bZonAlb1 chromosome Z, bZonAlb1.hap1, whole genome shotgun sequence genome, one window contains:
- the TUSC1 gene encoding tumor suppressor candidate gene 1 protein — protein MRRMRAVGGRWGSGAARGGRAVLGAAAGSGGRGGAAEEAGAGGGRQGWRGESRGSPQQLAERYADLAASHSEALRQREEREWHNARLRQENARLRLENRRLRRENRCLFRQALLGPGPDKPPADPGEEAEALRAQLGRLQEKHRRALRHLRRCRAAGGPEASGAEEGELEELLLEEDEQPLDKKSLVPAV, from the coding sequence ATGAGGCGCATGCGCGCGGTGGGCGGGCGCTGGGGCAGCGGCGCGGCGCGGGGGGGACGGGCGGTGCTCGGTGCCGCCGCCGGgagcggcgggcgcggcggggccgcggaggaggccggggcgggcggcgggcggcaGGGCTGGCGGGGCGAGTCGCGCGGCTCGCCGCAGCAGCTGGCGGAGCGGTACGCGGACTTGGCGGCCAGCCACAGCGAGGCGCTGCGGCAGCGGGAGGAGCGCGAGTGGCACAACGCGCGGCTGCGCCAGGAGAACGCGCGGCTGCGGCTGGAGAATCGCCGCCTGCGCCGCGAGAACCGCTGCCTCTTCCgacaggccctgctggggcCCGGCCCCGACAAGCCCCCCGCCGACCCGGGCGAGGAGGCGGAGGCCCTGCGCGCCCAGCTGGGGCGGCTGCAGGAGAAGCACCGCCGGGCCTTGCGGCATCTGCGACGCTGCCGGGCCGCCGGCGGGCCCGAGGCCTCGGGAGCCGAGGAAGGGGAGCTGGAGGAACTGCTGCTCGAGGAGGACGAGCAGCCGCTGGATAAGAAGAGCCTGGTGCCGGCCGTGTAG